A single genomic interval of Methylobacterium bullatum harbors:
- the pinR gene encoding Putative DNA-invertase from lambdoid prophage Rac: MRTVFYARVSTNDQTVAHQAKQARGAGFEIDEVVADAGVSGVSTALKDRPEGRRLFDMLRRGDVLVVRWVDRLGRNYADVTETIREFMRRGVIVKTVINGMVFDGATTDPMLMAVRDALISFMAATAQAQAEATKEAQKAGIEHAKSFDEKYLGRKPSYTRKQFDDAVDALNRGEAVAAVAKATGLSRGTVYRIRDGRAEAEAALARWAA, from the coding sequence TTGCGCACCGTTTTTTATGCCCGCGTCTCCACGAACGACCAGACGGTTGCCCATCAGGCGAAGCAGGCCAGGGGCGCCGGGTTCGAGATCGACGAAGTTGTGGCAGACGCGGGCGTGTCCGGCGTGTCGACAGCTTTGAAGGATCGCCCGGAAGGCCGTAGGTTGTTCGACATGCTGCGCCGGGGCGACGTCCTAGTGGTCCGTTGGGTAGACCGGCTTGGCCGCAACTATGCCGACGTGACTGAGACGATCCGTGAATTCATGCGCCGGGGCGTGATCGTCAAGACGGTCATTAACGGCATGGTCTTCGATGGCGCAACCACGGACCCGATGCTGATGGCCGTGCGCGATGCGCTGATTTCGTTCATGGCCGCCACCGCCCAGGCGCAGGCCGAGGCGACGAAGGAAGCTCAGAAGGCCGGCATCGAGCATGCGAAGAGCTTCGACGAGAAGTACCTCGGCAGGAAGCCATCCTACACCCGGAAGCAGTTTGACGACGCGGTGGACGCGCTCAACCGGGGCGAAGCCGTCGCCGCCGTTGCCAAGGCCACCGGCCTGTCGCGGGGCACTGTCTACCGGATTCGCGACGGCCGAGCGGAAGCCGAAGCTGCGCTCGCCCGGTGGGCCGCCTGA
- the xerC_3 gene encoding Tyrosine recombinase XerC, translated as MAHHPNLTTREGTFYLRMRVPVDIARDVGRSHLVRSLRTKDRRVALTRFRIEQARLEREWEAVRRQRSEIAHTRQLLASGRLEKLAPREIEDLAIRWFEEAVQQVARSPEERDELRFVDWETVLADARVEGQILESPRPDDYLEAVRATTDQILLRAGMPPEPHGPGKLRRSVRRPNIDWNGDPYRRLASVVRRAMLALNARQVAALAGSTGSKGDPLFDGTPRPDAQPKRTLDDLIRAFESDPGRGARTGKTNADYGMVFRALRELVGTDMDVTGLSRDHAKQVRDLFRALPPNATKRFPTFSLAQAAETAKREGLAPLNTQTVNSHITKMATLFNWAVREEWLSKNPAAGLTIEEAPQAKREPFSLQQMRAIFNAPLYTGCADDEIGYAKVGPLRPRRARFWVPILSLFHGLRLNECCQLAPDDIAERDGVAVILVRAAEASQRVKSKAGTRIVPLHPEILAMGFLDFVVDARKASQGRLFPELSADSRGYYSDAFQKWFARFLKSCGAAKASTTFHSFRHGWADRLREAGVPEDRRRALGGWADTGVDAGYGRGFPTKMLAEDIAKVVYLDLDLSNLK; from the coding sequence GTGGCCCACCACCCCAATCTCACGACCCGCGAAGGCACGTTCTATCTGCGCATGCGGGTGCCGGTAGATATCGCCCGTGACGTCGGGCGGTCACATCTCGTTCGCAGCCTTCGGACGAAGGATCGGCGCGTCGCGCTTACCCGGTTTCGCATCGAGCAAGCGCGGCTGGAGCGAGAGTGGGAGGCCGTGAGGCGGCAGCGCTCAGAAATCGCTCATACGCGGCAGCTTCTCGCATCCGGCCGCCTAGAGAAGCTGGCACCGCGCGAAATCGAAGACCTTGCCATCCGTTGGTTCGAAGAAGCCGTGCAACAGGTTGCACGCTCGCCCGAAGAGAGGGACGAGCTGCGTTTTGTGGATTGGGAGACGGTCCTGGCCGATGCGCGGGTAGAGGGCCAAATTCTCGAAAGCCCTCGGCCGGACGATTACCTCGAAGCGGTGCGGGCGACGACAGATCAAATTCTACTGCGCGCTGGCATGCCTCCGGAGCCGCACGGTCCTGGAAAGCTGCGCCGTTCGGTGCGCCGGCCGAACATTGACTGGAACGGCGATCCCTACCGCCGACTGGCAAGCGTGGTGCGGCGCGCCATGCTCGCGCTCAACGCCCGACAAGTGGCCGCCCTCGCGGGCAGCACCGGTAGCAAAGGCGATCCACTCTTCGACGGTACGCCGCGACCTGATGCGCAGCCAAAACGGACGCTGGACGATCTCATCCGCGCCTTCGAAAGCGACCCCGGTCGGGGCGCGCGTACCGGGAAGACAAATGCGGACTATGGAATGGTCTTCCGCGCCCTCCGAGAGTTGGTTGGTACGGACATGGACGTCACCGGACTCTCGCGCGACCACGCTAAGCAGGTTCGTGACCTGTTCCGGGCGCTACCACCGAATGCGACGAAGCGGTTCCCCACCTTTTCGCTGGCACAGGCTGCCGAGACTGCAAAGCGTGAAGGGCTGGCTCCGCTCAACACCCAGACCGTGAACTCCCACATCACGAAGATGGCAACGCTCTTCAATTGGGCCGTCCGGGAGGAGTGGTTGAGCAAGAACCCCGCCGCTGGGCTAACGATTGAGGAAGCCCCCCAAGCGAAGCGGGAGCCGTTCTCGCTTCAACAAATGCGGGCCATTTTCAACGCACCGCTCTACACCGGATGCGCTGACGACGAGATAGGCTACGCCAAGGTTGGTCCTCTCCGCCCACGCCGTGCGCGATTTTGGGTGCCAATCCTGAGCCTTTTCCATGGGCTTCGGCTGAATGAGTGCTGCCAGCTCGCACCGGATGACATTGCGGAGCGCGACGGCGTAGCGGTGATCCTAGTTCGGGCCGCCGAAGCCTCACAGCGGGTTAAGAGCAAGGCGGGAACCCGCATCGTCCCGCTACACCCGGAAATCCTCGCCATGGGGTTTCTCGACTTCGTAGTGGACGCTCGAAAGGCGTCCCAAGGTAGGCTGTTCCCAGAGTTGAGCGCGGATAGCCGTGGATACTACTCCGACGCGTTTCAGAAATGGTTCGCTCGCTTTTTGAAGAGCTGCGGCGCAGCGAAGGCCTCGACCACTTTCCACTCCTTCCGACACGGCTGGGCCGACCGGCTCCGCGAGGCTGGCGTTCCGGAAGACCGGCGACGGGCTCTCGGCGGATGGGCTGATACCGGAGTGGATGCGGGCTACGGACGAGGCTTCCCGACGAAAATGCTTGCCGAAGACATCGCTAAAGTAGTATATCTAGATTTAGATTTAAGTAACTTGAAATAA
- the def_2 gene encoding Peptide deformylase, which translates to MPVQSLILYPDPRLRLAAEPVTVFDDALRRDAAELVEALSRVSAIGLAGPHVGWLARVVALRLEPGTPASIYVNPQITFASDETAPQTEGSVSMPGVTDVVERAVRVRLRYDDLDGTGHEIEAEGFEAACLQHEIDQLDGIFWIERLSRLRRERAVKRYAKAKRAA; encoded by the coding sequence GTGCCGGTCCAGTCGCTGATCCTCTATCCCGATCCAAGGCTGCGCTTGGCCGCCGAGCCGGTCACCGTGTTCGACGACGCCCTGCGGCGGGATGCTGCGGAGCTGGTGGAGGCCCTCTCCCGCGTCTCCGCCATCGGTCTCGCCGGGCCGCATGTTGGCTGGCTCGCCCGGGTGGTGGCCCTGCGCCTGGAGCCCGGCACGCCGGCTTCGATCTACGTCAATCCGCAGATCACCTTCGCGTCGGACGAGACCGCTCCCCAGACCGAGGGCAGCGTCTCCATGCCCGGCGTCACGGACGTCGTGGAGCGGGCGGTGAGGGTGCGGCTGCGCTACGACGACCTCGACGGGACCGGGCACGAGATCGAGGCCGAGGGGTTCGAGGCGGCCTGCCTCCAGCACGAGATCGACCAGCTCGACGGCATCTTCTGGATCGAGCGCCTGTCGCGGCTTCGGCGGGAGCGGGCCGTGAAGCGCTATGCCAAAGCGAAGCGGGCGGCATGA
- the yheS_2 gene encoding putative ABC transporter ATP-binding protein YheS, whose protein sequence is MIRLEKIGKQNGRQIVFIEASAALQKGEKVGLVGPNGAGKTTLFRMITGEEEPDEGQVATDRGITIGYFSQDVGEMAGCSVVSAVMDGAGPVSVVATELKQIEAGLADPDRMDEMDALVERYGEVQARFEELDGYALEGRAYEVLAGLSFSQEMMDGDVGKLSGGWKMRVALARILLMNPDVMLLDEPSNHLDIESLIWLEAFLKNYEGALLMTSHDREFMNRIVGKVIEIDGGTLTTYSGDYVFYEQQRALNETHQQAQFERQQAMLAKEIKFIERFKARASHAAQVQSRVKKLDKIERVEPPKRRQSVAFEFQPAPRSGDDVVIIKNVHKRYGSRTIYEGLDFSIRRRERWCVMGINGAGKSTLLKLVTGSTPPDDGSIAVGGSVKLGYFAQHAMDLLDGDLTVFQDLERSFPQAGQGSLRALAGCFGFSGDDVEKRCRVLSGGEKARLVMAKMLFDPPNFLVLDEPTNHLDMGTKEMLITALANYEGTMLFVSHDRHFLAALSNRVLELTADGIHQYGGGYTEYVARTGQEAPGLRS, encoded by the coding sequence ATGATCCGTCTCGAGAAAATCGGCAAGCAGAACGGACGGCAGATCGTCTTCATCGAGGCGTCGGCCGCGCTCCAGAAGGGCGAGAAGGTCGGCCTCGTGGGGCCGAACGGCGCCGGCAAGACCACCCTGTTCCGGATGATCACCGGCGAGGAGGAGCCCGACGAGGGCCAGGTCGCCACCGACCGGGGCATCACCATCGGCTATTTCAGCCAGGATGTCGGCGAGATGGCCGGCTGCTCCGTCGTCTCCGCCGTGATGGACGGGGCCGGCCCGGTGAGCGTGGTCGCCACAGAACTGAAGCAGATCGAGGCCGGCCTCGCCGATCCCGACCGGATGGACGAGATGGATGCGCTCGTGGAGCGCTACGGCGAGGTCCAGGCCCGGTTCGAGGAGCTCGACGGCTACGCCCTCGAAGGCCGGGCCTACGAGGTGCTGGCGGGCCTGAGCTTTTCCCAGGAGATGATGGACGGCGACGTCGGCAAGCTCTCGGGCGGCTGGAAGATGCGCGTGGCGCTGGCCCGCATCCTCCTGATGAACCCGGACGTGATGCTCCTTGACGAGCCCTCGAACCATCTCGACATTGAGAGCCTCATCTGGCTCGAGGCGTTCCTCAAGAACTACGAGGGCGCCCTGCTGATGACCTCGCACGACCGCGAGTTCATGAACCGCATCGTCGGTAAGGTCATCGAGATCGACGGCGGCACCCTCACCACCTATTCGGGCGACTACGTCTTCTACGAGCAGCAGCGGGCGCTCAACGAGACGCACCAGCAGGCGCAGTTCGAGCGCCAGCAGGCGATGCTTGCCAAGGAGATCAAGTTCATCGAGCGGTTCAAGGCCCGCGCCAGCCACGCCGCCCAGGTGCAGAGCCGGGTGAAGAAGCTCGACAAGATCGAGCGGGTGGAGCCTCCCAAGCGCCGTCAATCGGTGGCGTTCGAGTTCCAGCCGGCGCCGCGCTCCGGCGACGACGTCGTCATCATCAAGAACGTGCACAAACGCTACGGCAGCCGCACCATCTACGAGGGGCTCGACTTCTCCATCCGTCGCCGGGAGCGCTGGTGCGTGATGGGCATCAACGGCGCCGGCAAGTCGACCCTGCTCAAGCTCGTGACCGGCTCGACCCCGCCCGACGACGGCAGCATCGCCGTGGGGGGAAGCGTCAAGCTCGGCTACTTCGCCCAGCACGCCATGGACCTCCTCGACGGCGACCTGACGGTGTTCCAGGATCTGGAGCGCTCGTTCCCGCAGGCGGGGCAGGGCAGCTTGCGGGCGCTGGCCGGCTGTTTCGGCTTCTCGGGCGACGACGTGGAGAAGCGCTGCCGCGTGCTCTCGGGCGGCGAGAAGGCTCGCCTCGTCATGGCCAAGATGCTGTTCGACCCGCCGAACTTCCTCGTCCTCGACGAGCCGACCAACCACCTCGACATGGGCACCAAGGAGATGCTCATCACCGCGCTTGCGAACTACGAGGGCACGATGCTGTTCGTGAGCCACGACCGGCACTTCCTCGCCGCCCTGTCGAACCGCGTCCTCGAACTCACCGCCGACGGCATCCATCAATATGGCGGCGGTTACACCGAATACGTCGCCCGAACCGGCCAGGAGGCACCGGGCTTGCGGAGCTGA
- the mcp4_6 gene encoding Methyl-accepting chemotaxis protein 4: MRLSVKAVLIGLFSIVVSISAAQGLVALYKLQDIGTKIAVLVDNAVPSVTQADKINRLVLRVRTSQLRYLTAPNSTIEQADLKLANEMMLERNKSVEDYKSLITGADERAAYDDLTARMEILKADWGKLRSLRETDREQALTFFREGNHANYRAVAEAATRLVEINVAAANAAGEAARSQQAEAIRISIIMLTVCIVMAVSAMIFSFLGVARPIERMTQAMRHIAGGDETTAVPSMGRHDEIGEMAQAVEVFRTNLIRTRALEEETVVARASAEEQRKLGMRKMAEDFETAVGDIIGMVSSSATELQATAQAMTVTATQTASQSTTVAAAAEEAAVNVNTVAAAAEELGTSVQEIGRQVSSSATLAQSAVTEADTTAGLVQELSGAVSRIGDVVSLISTIASQTNLLALNATIEAARAGEAGRGFAVVAAEVKELANQTARATEEISQQIGHIQGATGQAVSAIGSITMRIRDINAVATAIAAAVEQQSAATQEIVRNVSQASAGTNEVTSNIAGVASAAEETGAAASQVLGAAGELSQQSEHLTGEVHRFLATVRAA; this comes from the coding sequence ATGCGTTTGTCGGTCAAGGCCGTACTGATCGGTCTGTTCAGCATCGTCGTTTCGATTTCGGCCGCGCAGGGCTTGGTGGCTTTATACAAGCTTCAGGACATCGGCACGAAGATCGCCGTGCTGGTCGACAATGCCGTGCCGTCGGTGACCCAGGCCGACAAGATCAATCGTCTGGTGCTCCGGGTCCGCACGTCCCAGCTGCGCTACCTGACCGCTCCCAACAGCACCATCGAGCAGGCCGATCTCAAGCTCGCGAACGAAATGATGCTGGAGCGCAACAAGTCTGTCGAAGACTATAAATCCCTGATCACCGGAGCGGATGAGAGGGCCGCCTATGACGATCTTACCGCCAGGATGGAGATACTGAAGGCCGATTGGGGAAAGCTCCGCTCCCTGCGCGAGACCGATAGGGAGCAGGCGCTGACCTTCTTCCGCGAAGGCAACCACGCGAATTATCGGGCGGTCGCCGAGGCGGCCACCCGTCTGGTAGAGATCAATGTGGCGGCCGCCAACGCCGCCGGTGAGGCGGCGCGCAGCCAGCAGGCCGAAGCGATCCGGATCTCGATCATCATGCTCACCGTCTGCATCGTCATGGCCGTCTCGGCCATGATCTTCTCGTTCCTCGGCGTGGCCCGCCCGATCGAGCGCATGACCCAGGCCATGCGTCACATCGCCGGCGGTGACGAGACGACCGCCGTGCCGTCCATGGGCCGCCACGACGAGATCGGTGAGATGGCCCAGGCGGTGGAAGTGTTCCGGACCAACCTGATCCGCACGCGCGCACTCGAAGAGGAGACGGTGGTGGCCCGAGCGAGCGCGGAAGAGCAGCGCAAGCTCGGCATGCGCAAGATGGCCGAGGATTTCGAGACGGCGGTCGGCGACATCATCGGCATGGTCTCCTCCTCTGCCACCGAGCTTCAGGCCACGGCGCAGGCCATGACGGTGACGGCGACGCAGACCGCTTCGCAATCCACCACCGTGGCCGCCGCCGCCGAGGAGGCTGCCGTCAACGTGAACACGGTCGCTGCCGCCGCCGAGGAACTCGGCACGTCCGTGCAGGAGATCGGCCGACAGGTTTCCAGCTCCGCCACGCTCGCACAATCCGCCGTCACGGAGGCCGATACCACGGCCGGCCTGGTGCAGGAGTTGAGCGGCGCCGTGAGCCGGATCGGGGATGTGGTGAGCCTGATCTCGACCATCGCCAGCCAGACCAACCTGCTCGCCCTCAACGCCACCATCGAGGCCGCCCGCGCCGGTGAAGCGGGCCGGGGCTTCGCGGTGGTCGCCGCCGAGGTGAAGGAACTGGCCAACCAGACGGCCCGTGCCACGGAGGAGATCTCTCAGCAGATCGGCCACATTCAGGGCGCAACCGGCCAGGCGGTCTCCGCCATCGGTTCGATCACGATGCGAATCCGGGACATCAATGCGGTGGCGACCGCCATCGCGGCGGCGGTCGAGCAGCAGAGCGCGGCGACGCAGGAGATCGTGCGCAACGTCTCGCAGGCCTCGGCCGGCACCAACGAGGTGACGAGCAACATCGCCGGCGTGGCCAGCGCCGCCGAAGAGACCGGAGCCGCCGCGAGCCAGGTGCTCGGCGCCGCTGGCGAACTGTCCCAGCAATCCGAACATCTCACCGGAGAAGTGCACCGCTTCCTCGCTACGGTGCGGGCCGCCTGA
- the pitA_2 gene encoding Low-affinity inorganic phosphate transporter 1: MDAASLALPALAGLIAVALFFDFLNGLHDAANSIATIVSTRVLRPQYAVLWAAFFNFIAFLFFGLHVAQTLGTGIVDAGIVDPRVILSALVGAIAWNIATWVLGIPSSSSHALVGGLVGAGITKAGLDVVVWSGLSKTIAAIVLSPLIGFLLALLLVLIVSWTCRRATPFGVDRSFRHLQFVSASLYSLGHGGNDAQKTMGIIAVLLYSQGHLGSSFHVPLWVVLACQSAMALGTLFGGWRIVHTMGSKITRLNPMQGFCAETGGAITLFLATWLGVPVSTTHTITGAIVGVGAARRTSAVRWGIAGNIVVAWVLTLPAAALIAACCYVLTGWLD; encoded by the coding sequence ATGGACGCCGCCTCCCTCGCGCTGCCGGCGCTGGCCGGCCTCATCGCCGTCGCCCTGTTCTTCGACTTCCTCAACGGCCTGCACGACGCGGCCAATTCCATCGCCACCATCGTCTCGACCCGGGTACTGCGTCCGCAATACGCGGTACTGTGGGCGGCGTTCTTCAACTTCATCGCGTTCCTGTTCTTCGGCCTTCACGTGGCACAGACCCTGGGGACCGGGATCGTCGATGCCGGGATCGTCGATCCGCGCGTGATCCTGAGCGCGCTGGTCGGCGCCATCGCCTGGAACATCGCCACCTGGGTGCTCGGAATTCCGTCGAGTTCTTCGCACGCCCTGGTCGGTGGCCTCGTCGGGGCGGGCATCACCAAGGCGGGGCTCGACGTCGTGGTCTGGTCCGGCCTGTCGAAGACGATCGCGGCCATCGTGCTCTCGCCGCTCATCGGATTCCTGCTCGCTCTCCTCCTCGTGCTGATCGTGTCCTGGACCTGCCGGCGCGCCACGCCGTTCGGGGTCGACCGGAGCTTCCGCCACCTGCAATTCGTCTCGGCCTCGCTCTATTCCCTCGGTCATGGCGGCAATGACGCCCAGAAGACCATGGGGATCATCGCGGTGCTGCTCTACTCGCAGGGGCATCTGGGAAGCAGCTTCCACGTTCCGCTCTGGGTGGTCCTGGCCTGCCAATCGGCGATGGCGCTCGGGACCCTCTTCGGCGGCTGGCGCATCGTCCATACGATGGGTTCGAAGATCACCCGCCTCAACCCGATGCAGGGCTTCTGCGCCGAGACCGGGGGGGCCATCACCCTGTTCCTGGCGACCTGGCTCGGGGTGCCGGTCTCGACCACGCACACCATCACCGGCGCCATCGTCGGCGTCGGTGCTGCTCGCCGGACATCGGCCGTGCGCTGGGGCATCGCCGGCAACATCGTCGTCGCCTGGGTGCTGACCCTGCCCGCCGCGGCCCTCATCGCCGCATGCTGCTACGTTCTGACGGGCTGGCTCGACTGA